One Nostoc punctiforme PCC 73102 DNA window includes the following coding sequences:
- a CDS encoding serine/threonine-protein kinase — translation MTITLLNNRYQVIQVIGAGGFGETFLAEDVHMPSRRRCVIKQLKPITNNDPQNYQLIQQRFEREAATLEYLGESSNQIPKLYAYFSENGQFYLVQEWIHGQTLTQIVEAKGFESETAVRQILLSLLSVLNYVHSKGIIHRDIKPENIILRFVDNKPVLIDFGAVKETIRSVVNSSGYPTRSLVIGTPGYMPSEQAVGRPVYATDIYSLGLTAIYLLTGKHPQELQTDLKTGEILWQQHAPNVSSQLAGVLNQAIKPHAGDRYSTASKMLHALQSASNIPPELAANTPTVNFYPPATSTRQTQPLYSPQKPTVISGTSTPGNWQKSAVIIGSLLVGGLIGAVVIPNIIRQQQPETTIVTSRTPSLESLPTPASTKSPVSSQTTPVPVIPVSPPRKRVILNPLPTFNPPVVSIPQPEKEPVASDTPAPEVPSTPQPEPENIAVPTPEAPFTPQKNDRSPSKVAVTTSSQSVPAFPTGTSRSAVEATLGKPNQDLRGAWGKTRAVVYKLVPNKIDLGYLFDRNSKVLRQTEVSFAQSVDPQLMEATLNGLLDGQATEEIKQGLKQVQQGQSDNFSFKNGSVKGQIIRQECNFIYISIWDENLHDFVSPSTAKQC, via the coding sequence ATGACAATAACCCTGCTAAACAATCGCTATCAAGTTATCCAGGTAATCGGTGCTGGGGGTTTTGGCGAAACCTTTCTGGCAGAAGATGTTCACATGCCTTCTCGCCGTCGTTGTGTGATTAAACAACTCAAACCGATAACTAATAATGACCCGCAAAATTACCAACTGATCCAACAAAGGTTTGAACGGGAAGCCGCAACCTTGGAATATTTGGGTGAAAGTAGTAACCAAATTCCTAAACTCTACGCCTACTTTTCTGAGAACGGGCAATTTTACCTTGTCCAAGAATGGATTCACGGCCAAACTCTGACGCAAATTGTCGAAGCTAAAGGATTTGAGAGTGAAACTGCTGTTCGGCAAATTCTCTTGAGTTTGCTTTCGGTGTTAAATTATGTCCACAGCAAAGGCATTATTCACCGGGATATTAAACCTGAGAACATTATTCTCCGTTTTGTTGATAACAAGCCAGTTTTGATTGATTTTGGTGCAGTCAAAGAAACAATCCGTTCTGTCGTCAACTCTTCAGGATACCCCACGCGATCGCTCGTTATTGGTACACCTGGATATATGCCTAGCGAACAAGCCGTTGGCCGCCCAGTTTACGCCACTGATATCTACAGCTTAGGTTTAACGGCAATTTATCTGCTAACTGGCAAACACCCGCAAGAATTGCAAACCGATCTTAAAACTGGGGAAATACTTTGGCAGCAACACGCCCCTAACGTCTCTTCTCAATTGGCGGGGGTACTCAATCAGGCAATTAAGCCTCATGCTGGCGATCGCTACAGCACTGCTAGTAAAATGTTACACGCTTTGCAGTCTGCTAGTAATATCCCTCCTGAGTTAGCTGCAAATACTCCCACAGTTAATTTTTATCCTCCTGCGACATCGACTCGACAAACCCAGCCATTATATTCCCCACAAAAACCAACTGTGATTTCAGGGACTTCCACTCCTGGAAACTGGCAAAAATCTGCTGTAATTATTGGTAGTTTGCTGGTAGGCGGCTTGATTGGTGCAGTAGTGATTCCTAACATCATTCGTCAGCAACAACCAGAAACAACCATTGTCACTAGTCGCACCCCATCGCTAGAATCTTTGCCTACTCCCGCATCTACCAAATCTCCCGTTTCTTCCCAAACTACTCCAGTCCCAGTTATACCGGTCTCACCACCACGAAAGCGAGTAATTCTCAATCCTTTACCAACCTTTAATCCCCCAGTTGTATCCATACCACAGCCAGAAAAAGAGCCTGTAGCTTCAGATACTCCAGCGCCAGAAGTTCCTTCTACACCACAGCCAGAACCAGAGAATATTGCAGTTCCCACACCAGAAGCACCTTTTACACCACAGAAGAACGATCGCTCGCCTAGTAAAGTAGCTGTGACTACCAGCAGCCAAAGCGTTCCCGCATTTCCTACAGGCACATCTAGAAGCGCTGTAGAAGCTACCCTCGGCAAACCAAATCAAGATTTAAGAGGCGCATGGGGTAAGACGCGTGCTGTTGTTTACAAACTAGTGCCAAACAAAATTGATCTTGGTTACTTATTCGATCGTAATTCTAAAGTGCTGCGTCAAACTGAGGTATCTTTTGCCCAATCGGTAGATCCGCAACTAATGGAAGCTACCTTGAATGGATTGTTAGATGGGCAAGCCACTGAAGAAATTAAGCAGGGGCTTAAACAGGTACAACAGGGTCAGTCAGATAATTTTAGTTTTAAGAATGGCTCAGTCAAGGGCCAGATTATCCGCCAAGAATGTAATTTTATTTACATTAGTATTTGGGATGAAAATTTACATGATTTTGTGAGTCCATCGACAGCTAAACAGTGTTAA